From Bacillus sp. FSL K6-3431, the proteins below share one genomic window:
- a CDS encoding DegV family protein gives MKTAIVTDSTSYIPKHIREELNIHMIPLSVVINSETYREEIDISASDFYEEIRTGTKLPTTTQPPIGEFEALYSQLMKDYDAIISIHLSSGISGTFQGAVSAGDMVGNAKVYAYDSEISCMPQGFYVLEAALMARAGKDPEEIIARLDELKTAMRAYFMVDDLAHLQRGGRLSSAQAIIGSLLNIKPLLHFENKVIVPFEKIRTRKKAMKRVAELLGEDVEKGVRLQATIIHANRIKEAAEWKSELEQLYPTVDFSISYFGPVIATHLGEGAMGLGWTIRA, from the coding sequence ATGAAGACTGCAATTGTAACAGATAGCACTTCATATATACCGAAGCATATACGGGAAGAATTAAATATACATATGATTCCTTTAAGTGTCGTTATAAATTCCGAAACATATAGGGAAGAAATTGATATTTCAGCATCAGATTTCTATGAAGAAATCCGAACTGGAACAAAACTACCGACAACCACGCAACCACCGATTGGTGAATTTGAAGCGTTATACAGTCAATTGATGAAGGACTACGATGCTATTATCAGTATTCATCTTTCTAGCGGCATTAGTGGCACGTTTCAAGGTGCAGTTTCTGCCGGAGATATGGTGGGAAATGCCAAGGTATATGCATATGATTCCGAGATTAGTTGTATGCCCCAAGGCTTTTATGTGCTTGAAGCTGCATTAATGGCCAGAGCTGGAAAAGATCCGGAAGAAATTATTGCGCGTCTGGATGAGTTGAAAACAGCGATGCGTGCTTATTTTATGGTTGATGACTTAGCACATTTACAGCGTGGCGGTCGATTATCAAGTGCACAGGCAATCATCGGTAGTTTACTGAACATCAAACCACTACTTCATTTTGAAAATAAAGTAATCGTTCCATTTGAAAAAATTCGCACACGGAAAAAAGCAATGAAACGTGTTGCTGAATTGCTCGGTGAAGACGTGGAAAAAGGTGTTCGCTTACAAGCAACAATCATCCATGCGAATCGAATAAAAGAAGCAGCAGAATGGAAATCAGAATTAGAACAACTTTATCCAACGGTTGATTTTAGTATTAGCTATTTTGGCCCCGTGATCGCCACCCATCTTGGGGAAGGCGCAATGGGTTTAGGATGGACGATAAGAGCTTAA
- the fliS gene encoding flagellar export chaperone FliS — protein sequence MEFLTKELIYQMTPQKITALLYEVCIDQLQGAIQHIDENQPLEANEKLQKVNDVLERLGVGLNYEAGIVADQLDTLYNYMANQVVMGNLKKDKAIIQEVLNICEQLASAWNEAINTGETPSQRIHYQKTNAYEQNIMVLDRE from the coding sequence GTGGAGTTTTTAACTAAAGAATTAATCTACCAAATGACACCGCAAAAAATTACTGCACTTCTATATGAAGTGTGCATCGATCAACTGCAAGGTGCCATTCAACATATTGATGAAAATCAACCATTGGAAGCTAATGAAAAACTGCAAAAAGTAAATGATGTATTAGAACGCCTCGGCGTTGGCCTTAATTACGAAGCAGGCATCGTCGCAGACCAACTTGATACTCTCTATAATTACATGGCGAATCAAGTAGTTATGGGAAACTTAAAAAAAGACAAAGCAATCATTCAAGAAGTATTAAATATATGTGAGCAGCTGGCAAGCGCTTGGAATGAAGCAATAAACACAGGCGAGACACCAAGTCAGCGTATACATTACCAGAAAACAAATGCATACGAGCAAAATATCATGGTCCTAGACCGAGAATAG
- a CDS encoding flagellin N-terminal helical domain-containing protein — protein sequence MRINHNIQALNAYRNLSQTMQSTSKSLEKLSSGLRINRAADDAAGLAISEKMRSQIRGLGMAERNSLDAVSLIQTAEGALNETHTILQRMRELSVQAANGTMEDDDRKAVQAEIEQLTEEIDRIAETTQFNQKKLLNGGTAVGGGLSLTFQVGANTGETLDVVLEKMDAESLGIEVGGSGGINLATESGASAAIATYDAAIKAVSEQRSKLGAYQNRLEHTVTNLQTANENLTAAESRIRDLDMALEMTTFTRNNILNQAGQAMLAQANQLPQGVLQLLQ from the coding sequence ATGAGAATCAATCATAATATTCAAGCATTAAACGCATATAGAAACCTTTCACAAACAATGCAAAGTACTTCGAAAAGCCTAGAAAAACTATCATCAGGCCTCCGCATTAACCGTGCAGCAGATGATGCTGCAGGACTAGCTATATCTGAGAAAATGCGCTCACAAATTCGTGGATTAGGTATGGCAGAGCGCAATTCATTGGATGCTGTCTCTTTAATTCAAACAGCGGAGGGTGCATTGAATGAAACGCATACGATTTTGCAAAGAATGCGCGAACTAAGCGTGCAGGCAGCAAATGGGACAATGGAAGATGATGATCGAAAAGCTGTACAGGCAGAAATTGAGCAATTAACAGAAGAAATTGATCGAATCGCTGAAACGACACAATTCAATCAGAAAAAATTGTTGAATGGTGGTACTGCAGTAGGAGGCGGATTAAGCCTAACTTTCCAAGTGGGAGCAAATACTGGGGAAACTTTAGATGTCGTTCTTGAAAAAATGGATGCCGAAAGTCTAGGTATCGAAGTCGGCGGATCTGGTGGTATTAATCTTGCAACTGAAAGCGGGGCATCTGCAGCGATTGCTACATATGATGCAGCTATTAAAGCTGTATCTGAACAACGTTCCAAACTCGGCGCTTATCAAAACCGTCTAGAGCACACAGTAACGAATCTACAGACAGCGAATGAAAACTTAACAGCTGCGGAATCTCGTATCAGAGACCTTGATATGGCGCTCGAAATGACTACCTTTACGAGAAATAATATTTTAAACCAAGCTGGACAAGCGATGTTAGCTCAAGCAAATCAGCTACCACAAGGAGTCTTGCAATTACTTCAATAA
- the flgK gene encoding flagellar hook-associated protein FlgK, with translation MRSTFMGLETAKRGMYAQQSAIYVTGNNIANKNTPGYTRQRVNFVQTEPYPAASMNRPQIPGQLGTGVTDGSIQRIRESFIDEQYRNENNKFGYYNDLANSISKMEDIMNEPSDTGLSKAMAQFWQSLQDLSKDADNEGVRRVVLQRGMAVAETFKYLHSSLTTVRGDIKKELDASVTEINSLAKQIASINKQISDVEPHGYLPNDLYDERDRLLDQLSNIVPIETSTVSYGGNSLAFAEGGRNVEIVLGGERIMLVDDRTGNELELNGDQLGIKGSTDSITFGESAEGKGKIAALIQAYGEDGPPAKGLYPEMLEDLDKYAFTFAKVFNAVHQEGFDINGKKGEAFFSVDNDGSYQGAASSISVSLKNPSDIAASLKPTHQGNGDNALNFGKIKDLVITEGTITLPSGKELKGLDIESGTLQSFYEGVIGKMAVEGQQANRLYYNTGVLLNSVDNNRRSVSEVSLDEEFSNLIQYQHAYSASARMITVVDEMLDKIINGMGTAGR, from the coding sequence ATGCGATCCACATTCATGGGACTTGAAACAGCTAAGCGCGGCATGTATGCCCAGCAAAGTGCAATATATGTTACGGGAAACAATATTGCTAATAAAAATACGCCAGGATATACACGCCAACGTGTAAACTTCGTACAGACGGAACCATATCCAGCTGCATCGATGAACCGACCACAAATACCGGGGCAACTCGGAACGGGCGTAACGGACGGAAGTATTCAAAGAATCCGTGAATCATTCATTGATGAACAATACCGTAATGAAAACAATAAATTCGGATATTATAATGATCTCGCAAATTCGATTAGTAAAATGGAAGATATTATGAATGAACCAAGTGATACTGGTTTGTCCAAAGCAATGGCACAATTTTGGCAGTCTTTACAAGACTTGAGTAAGGATGCAGATAATGAAGGTGTAAGAAGAGTCGTGCTTCAGCGCGGAATGGCTGTTGCTGAAACATTCAAATATTTGCATTCATCTTTAACAACTGTTCGAGGTGATATCAAGAAGGAACTGGATGCATCAGTGACAGAAATCAACTCACTCGCAAAACAAATTGCATCAATTAATAAGCAAATTAGTGATGTGGAGCCACATGGCTATTTGCCGAATGACTTGTACGATGAAAGAGATCGCTTGCTTGATCAATTATCAAATATTGTACCGATTGAGACCAGTACCGTTTCTTATGGTGGTAATTCTCTTGCATTCGCTGAAGGTGGAAGGAATGTAGAAATCGTACTAGGTGGTGAACGAATTATGTTAGTAGATGATCGAACAGGAAATGAATTGGAGCTAAATGGAGATCAATTAGGTATAAAAGGTTCTACGGATTCTATTACTTTCGGTGAGAGTGCAGAAGGAAAAGGGAAAATAGCTGCACTTATCCAGGCTTATGGAGAAGATGGTCCACCTGCTAAAGGTTTATACCCTGAGATGCTTGAGGATCTTGACAAATATGCATTTACATTTGCTAAGGTATTCAATGCTGTTCACCAAGAAGGTTTTGATATAAATGGTAAGAAAGGTGAAGCTTTCTTCAGTGTAGATAATGATGGATCTTATCAAGGCGCTGCAAGTAGCATCAGTGTTTCTCTTAAAAACCCATCTGATATCGCAGCTTCTTTAAAGCCAACGCATCAAGGAAATGGAGACAATGCTTTAAATTTTGGAAAAATAAAAGATTTGGTGATCACTGAAGGAACAATTACTCTACCTTCAGGTAAGGAACTAAAAGGATTGGATATTGAATCTGGTACACTCCAATCCTTTTACGAGGGAGTTATCGGAAAAATGGCTGTTGAAGGTCAACAAGCTAACCGTTTATATTACAATACAGGCGTGTTGCTTAACTCTGTTGATAATAACCGCAGATCTGTGAGTGAAGTGTCGTTGGATGAGGAGTTTTCAAATCTGATTCAATATCAGCACGCATATTCTGCTTCAGCACGAATGATTACAGTGGTAGATGAAATGCTTGATAAAATTATTAATGGTATGGGAACAGCTGGAAGATAA
- a CDS encoding YaaR family protein, which produces MDVRKVESTGVHSVQKKEQQAAHSVHFSQVMSKKRENVVFERMDKLRQDIEQQGEKLAKSQTIEDFKKYKQLVKSFMDDAVNNGLQLEEQRGFDWRGRTKVYKIVKEVDKKLIDLANTVLEKEQKGLEILGLVGEIQGLLINIYT; this is translated from the coding sequence ATGGATGTGCGTAAAGTGGAAAGTACGGGCGTACATAGTGTCCAGAAGAAAGAACAGCAAGCGGCTCACTCTGTTCATTTTTCCCAAGTGATGTCTAAAAAACGAGAGAATGTTGTTTTTGAGCGGATGGATAAGCTCCGTCAGGACATTGAACAGCAAGGTGAGAAGCTTGCCAAATCACAGACTATTGAAGACTTTAAAAAATATAAGCAACTCGTTAAATCATTTATGGATGATGCCGTTAATAATGGGCTTCAGCTTGAAGAGCAACGAGGATTTGACTGGCGTGGCCGGACGAAAGTGTATAAGATCGTTAAAGAAGTCGATAAAAAGCTAATTGATTTGGCAAATACTGTTCTTGAAAAAGAACAAAAAGGGCTGGAAATTCTCGGACTTGTTGGTGAGATCCAAGGGCTTTTAATTAATATTTACACTTGA
- a CDS encoding TIGR03826 family flagellar region protein — translation MDLENCSRCGSVYLKNAVRDCCDACYKKEEVDYDKVYQFLRKRENRAATMERVAEATEVDKSLLQKWVKKGRLQVAQFPNFGYPCDRCGTLIRKDRLCENCAATMKRELDTFEMEKERQEQLNRSIYHSQDLEKRLKK, via the coding sequence ATGGATTTAGAAAATTGTTCAAGATGTGGTAGCGTTTATCTTAAAAATGCCGTTCGCGATTGTTGCGATGCTTGTTATAAAAAAGAAGAGGTAGATTATGATAAGGTATATCAATTTTTACGAAAAAGAGAAAATAGGGCTGCAACAATGGAGAGAGTAGCGGAAGCAACTGAAGTGGATAAATCCTTACTTCAGAAGTGGGTGAAAAAAGGGCGTTTACAAGTAGCACAGTTTCCGAATTTCGGATATCCTTGTGACCGTTGTGGTACATTAATTAGAAAAGATAGATTATGCGAAAACTGCGCGGCAACGATGAAACGGGAACTTGACACATTCGAGATGGAAAAAGAAAGACAGGAACAACTCAACAGATCAATCTATCATTCCCAAGACCTAGAGAAGCGATTGAAAAAATGA
- a CDS encoding YolD-like family protein, protein MIKDRGNKKWQGLMLPEHVAMLKEMNNDYYKMSMLSLDEYQLEEIDEKIHTALEFHLPLKFKLWFDGFFEEVEGMLERVDEINKLLWIRDRTNDLHKIKYQSISNLDFITD, encoded by the coding sequence ATGATTAAAGATCGCGGAAACAAAAAATGGCAAGGCTTGATGCTGCCTGAGCATGTAGCCATGTTAAAAGAAATGAATAACGACTACTATAAAATGAGTATGCTTTCACTTGATGAATATCAGCTAGAGGAGATCGATGAGAAGATTCACACTGCACTAGAATTTCATTTACCTTTAAAATTTAAACTCTGGTTTGATGGCTTTTTTGAAGAGGTAGAAGGCATGCTCGAAAGGGTTGATGAAATAAATAAATTATTGTGGATCAGGGACAGGACAAATGATTTACACAAGATCAAATACCAAAGCATAAGTAATTTAGACTTTATAACGGATTAA
- a CDS encoding ComF family protein gives MELITGKRCEKCSRSFANLKAEFIDKELCTDCVRWEANDTWTGVLQQNLSAFEYNEFLKELLARYKFRGDYQLAEAFSLQIRANINQIPYDLLVPIPLSEERLQERGFNQAVGLAQKAGFPTIDLLIRKHSEKQSKKSRQARIRSKNIFAFSEKDNIKGKRILLIDDIYTTGSTIRHAAKVLKQAGANSVSAFTLARS, from the coding sequence TTGGAACTAATTACAGGCAAGCGCTGCGAAAAGTGCTCTAGGTCTTTTGCAAATCTCAAAGCAGAATTTATCGATAAGGAATTGTGCACAGACTGTGTTCGATGGGAAGCCAATGACACTTGGACTGGCGTTCTCCAACAGAATTTGTCCGCATTTGAGTATAATGAATTTTTAAAAGAATTGCTTGCCCGTTATAAATTCCGTGGTGACTACCAATTAGCAGAAGCATTTTCTTTACAAATACGTGCAAATATAAATCAAATACCGTATGACCTCCTAGTGCCGATTCCATTAAGTGAAGAGCGATTGCAAGAACGTGGATTTAATCAAGCTGTTGGCCTTGCGCAGAAAGCAGGATTTCCGACAATTGATTTGCTCATAAGAAAGCATTCCGAAAAACAATCAAAAAAGTCGAGACAAGCACGAATCCGATCAAAGAATATATTTGCATTTTCTGAAAAAGATAATATAAAAGGAAAACGTATTTTGCTTATAGATGATATTTATACTACTGGCTCAACGATTCGTCATGCTGCGAAAGTGTTAAAGCAAGCTGGTGCTAATTCTGTTTCAGCTTTTACATTAGCTAGAAGTTAA
- a CDS encoding flagellar protein FlgN, with translation MATQLLVESMETLFTIHNLLLEAAIEKTEAIKKNDMQKLSGLLREEQKHITAIQVADQKRQKAVAILMNNNEATISDVIEELIGPEQVELKLLQERLIAVIAELKNANALNQQLLTYSMQFVNMNLDILAPEPELPNYSKTNNENDQPETGRSMFDSKA, from the coding sequence ATGGCGACCCAATTACTAGTTGAATCAATGGAAACGCTGTTCACTATACATAATCTTTTATTAGAGGCAGCTATTGAAAAAACAGAAGCTATTAAAAAGAATGATATGCAAAAATTGAGCGGCCTCTTACGTGAGGAACAAAAACATATAACTGCGATTCAAGTTGCAGACCAAAAGCGTCAGAAGGCTGTAGCCATTTTAATGAATAATAATGAGGCAACGATATCTGACGTAATCGAGGAACTCATTGGACCGGAGCAGGTAGAGCTTAAACTTTTACAAGAAAGATTAATAGCAGTAATAGCTGAGTTGAAAAACGCTAATGCGTTAAATCAGCAATTGCTCACATATTCGATGCAATTCGTCAATATGAATCTCGATATACTTGCACCGGAACCAGAGCTACCAAACTATTCGAAAACAAATAATGAAAACGATCAACCGGAAACTGGTAGATCGATGTTCGATTCAAAAGCTTAG
- a CDS encoding sensor histidine kinase has translation MPLRKIDVKTLDYIVDTMITTVDQSKDEIFRIGEQCRADHQSLVAELKVIKEQVNKHIDEGDSLEIKTRLARKRLSQVSKNFNNFTESQVREVYENAHALHARLLVSQQSEKQLRLRRDELERQLVALQETIVRAETLVSQVTIVANYLVSDIKEIGEVLEDAKMKQDFGLRIIEAQEEERRRLSREIHDGPAQLLANVLIRSDLAERVHKEQGPEQSLLEIRSLKEMIRSALYDVRRIIYDLRPMALDDLGLIPTLKKYLASTEDYNKNIVIRFVHLGKDKRLSSKYEVALFRLIQEAVQNALKHAQAEQIQVKIEIREDSVFLIIKDNGIGFDLTDRKNDSFGLLGMKERVVILEGEITIDSNPGSGTVITIKIPLLDKE, from the coding sequence ATGCCTTTAAGAAAAATCGACGTAAAAACATTAGATTATATAGTGGATACAATGATCACAACTGTCGATCAAAGTAAAGATGAGATCTTTCGAATTGGTGAGCAATGCCGCGCAGACCATCAATCATTAGTTGCTGAATTAAAGGTAATTAAGGAACAAGTGAATAAGCATATTGATGAGGGTGATAGTTTAGAAATTAAGACGAGGTTGGCACGGAAGCGTTTATCGCAAGTGAGTAAGAATTTTAACAACTTTACAGAATCTCAGGTCCGTGAGGTATATGAAAATGCACATGCGTTACATGCTAGATTGTTAGTTAGTCAACAATCTGAAAAACAATTGAGATTACGACGTGATGAGTTGGAAAGACAGCTGGTGGCGTTGCAAGAAACAATTGTGCGTGCAGAAACACTAGTATCACAGGTTACCATTGTTGCTAATTATTTAGTGAGTGATATTAAAGAAATTGGCGAAGTGTTGGAAGATGCCAAAATGAAACAGGACTTTGGTCTAAGGATCATTGAAGCGCAGGAAGAAGAAAGACGGCGCTTATCTCGAGAAATCCATGATGGGCCTGCACAACTATTAGCCAACGTGTTGATTCGATCAGATTTGGCAGAAAGAGTACATAAGGAACAAGGACCGGAGCAATCACTTCTAGAAATTAGAAGCCTAAAGGAAATGATCCGATCGGCATTGTATGATGTACGTAGAATCATTTATGATTTACGACCTATGGCACTTGATGATCTAGGATTGATCCCGACCCTCAAAAAATACCTAGCATCGACCGAAGATTATAATAAGAATATTGTTATTCGGTTTGTTCATCTTGGAAAAGATAAAAGACTTTCTTCAAAATATGAAGTGGCGCTCTTTCGACTTATCCAGGAAGCTGTCCAAAATGCACTTAAACATGCACAAGCAGAACAAATACAAGTTAAAATTGAAATACGAGAAGATAGTGTTTTTTTGATTATTAAAGATAATGGTATAGGTTTTGATCTTACGGATAGGAAAAATGATTCATTTGGCCTTTTAGGTATGAAAGAACGAGTTGTGATTTTAGAGGGAGAAATAACTATTGACTCTAATCCAGGTTCCGGTACTGTTATTACGATAAAAATACCGTTGCTTGATAAAGAATAG
- a CDS encoding GNAT family N-acetyltransferase: MPEIRIEPWSEGDLNLLHLLNAPEMTVHFGGPETEEKVLARHKRYCEISEKGTGRMFKILLLPNLETVGSVGYWDTIWQGEPVYEIGWSVLAAFQGKGIATNATATAIANINSEKKHSFVHAFPKITNPASNVICRKLGFSLIGECDFEYPIGSFIRCNDWVLAVGEK, translated from the coding sequence ATGCCAGAAATAAGGATTGAACCTTGGAGTGAAGGCGATCTTAATTTACTTCATCTTCTAAATGCTCCTGAGATGACAGTACACTTTGGAGGTCCAGAGACAGAGGAAAAAGTCCTGGCTCGTCATAAACGGTATTGTGAGATCTCGGAAAAGGGAACTGGACGTATGTTCAAGATTCTCTTGCTTCCAAATCTTGAAACCGTTGGTAGTGTCGGCTATTGGGATACGATTTGGCAAGGAGAACCTGTTTATGAGATAGGTTGGAGTGTTTTAGCTGCATTTCAAGGTAAAGGGATAGCGACAAATGCAACAGCCACAGCCATTGCTAATATTAATTCTGAAAAGAAGCATAGTTTTGTTCACGCTTTCCCAAAAATCACCAACCCCGCTTCTAATGTAATTTGTCGCAAGCTCGGTTTCTCGCTTATTGGTGAATGTGATTTTGAATATCCCATTGGTAGTTTCATACGATGTAATGACTGGGTATTAGCAGTTGGTGAAAAGTGA
- a CDS encoding EscU/YscU/HrcU family type III secretion system export apparatus switch protein, which yields MMPNYYNQKNRRMKNGPSAAVIRYDEAEGGAPQVVAQGTGTLAVKIMELAKEHDVQMQEDASLVGHLLDIDLGNNVPPQLYSVIAEILILLEEMERR from the coding sequence ATGATGCCTAATTATTATAATCAGAAAAATCGACGCATGAAAAACGGTCCATCAGCAGCGGTGATCCGTTATGATGAAGCGGAAGGTGGAGCACCACAGGTTGTTGCACAAGGAACCGGTACACTAGCGGTTAAAATTATGGAGCTCGCAAAAGAGCATGACGTACAAATGCAAGAGGATGCTAGTCTAGTGGGGCATCTGTTAGATATCGACCTAGGCAACAATGTACCACCTCAACTTTATTCTGTTATCGCTGAGATTTTAATATTGTTGGAAGAGATGGAACGTAGGTAG
- a CDS encoding response regulator transcription factor → MKTKIVIIDDHQLFREGVKRILEFEQSFTIVAEGEDGEDALRLVEEFSPDVVLLDINMKKTNGIEATRQLIDAFPTIKVMILSIHDDEAYVTHALKTGASGYMLKEMDSSELIEAVKSVADGGSYIHPKVTDKLVNEYRRLANQSNQGRGYQQPEVHVPLHLLTSRECEVLQLLADGKSNRGIGDSLFISEKTVKNHVSNILQKMNVKDRTQAVITAIKNGWVEVR, encoded by the coding sequence GTGAAAACCAAGATTGTAATAATAGATGACCACCAGCTTTTTCGAGAAGGTGTGAAGCGAATTCTCGAATTTGAACAATCTTTTACGATTGTAGCGGAAGGGGAAGATGGAGAGGATGCTCTTCGTCTTGTAGAAGAATTTTCACCAGATGTAGTTTTACTTGATATAAATATGAAGAAAACAAATGGAATTGAAGCAACACGGCAACTAATTGATGCATTTCCAACAATAAAAGTGATGATCCTGTCCATTCATGATGATGAAGCATATGTAACACATGCTCTAAAAACAGGTGCATCGGGATATATGTTAAAGGAAATGGATTCAAGTGAATTGATTGAAGCGGTTAAGAGTGTTGCAGATGGCGGTTCATATATTCATCCAAAAGTTACAGATAAACTTGTGAACGAGTATCGTCGTCTAGCGAACCAAAGCAATCAAGGTCGCGGATATCAACAGCCTGAAGTACATGTTCCGCTTCATTTGCTAACAAGCAGAGAATGTGAAGTATTACAATTACTAGCTGACGGAAAAAGTAATCGAGGAATTGGCGACTCTCTTTTTATTAGTGAAAAAACAGTCAAAAACCATGTCAGCAATATTTTACAAAAAATGAACGTCAAAGATCGCACGCAGGCAGTCATTACCGCAATTAAAAATGGCTGGGTGGAAGTACGATAA
- a CDS encoding DEAD/DEAH box helicase: protein MKQNVHPDLRSPSQTPHVKPLPVEYSHDIQLFLSGRSLLERELPFSIKIINEHITKGFIHSKPGISVQKKILRCERCANTVNRLFALFPCARCKQDCHYCRACIMMGRVSTCTPLYSWTGPAPKNTGIPLLQWQGVLSDGQQPASEAVIQAIETKSEQLIWAVCGAGKTELLFAGIEKGLQLGYRICIATPRTDVVLELAPRLKKVFPNIITAALYGGSDERHVFAPLTIATTHQLLRFEKAFEVVIVDEVDAFPYTFDESLQWAVKKAAKPQAANIFLTATPSAAWQLECKVGKRPHMKIPARFHGKPLPVPVLVWCGNWRSQLENEKVPKCILQWVQQRITAKKQALLFFPHIQLMEKALPLFRRLHEHIETVHAEDPNRKEKVEKMRAKEIPILLTTTILERGVTFPNIDVAVIGAEDNTFPEAALVQISGRVGRSTAFPSGVITFFHYGRTKAMIKALTHIDGMNQEARKKGLLSL from the coding sequence TTGAAACAAAATGTACACCCCGATTTACGATCCCCTTCGCAAACACCACATGTAAAACCTCTTCCAGTTGAATATTCACATGACATTCAGCTATTTCTTTCTGGGCGCTCTTTACTAGAGCGGGAACTTCCTTTTTCTATAAAAATAATTAACGAACATATAACCAAAGGATTTATTCATTCAAAGCCGGGAATCAGTGTTCAGAAAAAAATTTTAAGATGTGAACGATGTGCCAATACCGTCAATCGTTTATTCGCTTTATTTCCGTGTGCTCGCTGTAAGCAGGATTGTCATTATTGCCGTGCATGTATCATGATGGGCAGGGTTTCTACATGTACTCCTTTATACAGTTGGACTGGGCCGGCACCTAAAAACACCGGTATCCCATTACTTCAATGGCAAGGAGTATTATCAGATGGACAACAGCCTGCTTCAGAAGCCGTTATTCAAGCAATTGAGACAAAATCGGAGCAATTGATTTGGGCAGTTTGTGGAGCTGGAAAAACTGAGTTGCTTTTTGCAGGCATTGAAAAGGGATTGCAGCTCGGTTATCGTATTTGTATTGCAACACCAAGGACTGATGTCGTATTAGAGCTTGCGCCTAGATTGAAAAAAGTGTTCCCTAATATTATAACTGCTGCTTTGTATGGTGGCAGCGATGAACGCCACGTTTTTGCACCTTTAACCATTGCTACGACACATCAACTCCTAAGATTTGAAAAAGCTTTTGAAGTCGTCATCGTGGATGAAGTCGACGCCTTTCCATATACATTTGACGAAAGCTTGCAATGGGCAGTGAAAAAAGCCGCTAAACCTCAAGCAGCTAACATATTTTTAACAGCTACACCGAGCGCCGCCTGGCAGCTTGAATGCAAAGTTGGCAAACGTCCACATATGAAAATCCCCGCTCGTTTCCATGGGAAACCACTTCCAGTACCGGTACTTGTTTGGTGTGGCAATTGGCGTAGCCAACTTGAAAATGAAAAAGTGCCCAAATGTATTTTACAGTGGGTGCAGCAACGAATCACTGCAAAAAAACAAGCTTTGCTATTTTTTCCGCATATTCAATTGATGGAAAAAGCACTACCTCTCTTTCGCCGTCTCCATGAACATATCGAAACTGTTCATGCGGAAGATCCTAATCGTAAAGAAAAGGTGGAAAAGATGCGTGCCAAAGAGATCCCTATTTTGCTTACGACTACGATCCTGGAACGTGGGGTCACCTTTCCCAATATCGATGTAGCGGTTATCGGTGCAGAAGATAATACATTTCCCGAAGCGGCTTTAGTACAAATATCTGGTCGGGTAGGTAGAAGTACTGCGTTTCCATCGGGAGTAATAACGTTTTTTCATTATGGAAGAACGAAAGCAATGATTAAGGCACTCACACATATTGACGGTATGAATCAGGAAGCGCGGAAAAAAGGACTGTTGTCATTATGA
- the flgM gene encoding flagellar biosynthesis anti-sigma factor FlgM, which translates to MKINPFRPVEYNPYKQKVNKVEQQPATGKTDKVEISAKAKEMQQIPSITKEREARIAKLKEQVQNGTYEIKPDDIAESIAEFYKR; encoded by the coding sequence ATGAAAATCAATCCCTTTCGACCTGTAGAATATAATCCATACAAACAGAAAGTGAATAAAGTGGAGCAACAACCAGCCACAGGTAAAACGGATAAAGTGGAAATTTCCGCTAAGGCTAAAGAAATGCAGCAAATTCCGTCAATTACAAAAGAGCGTGAAGCACGAATTGCCAAATTAAAAGAGCAAGTGCAAAATGGGACGTACGAAATTAAACCAGACGATATAGCAGAAAGCATAGCTGAATTTTACAAAAGATAA